The following proteins come from a genomic window of Candidatus Saccharibacteria bacterium oral taxon 488:
- a CDS encoding phosphatase, whose product MRLLLVTRGIPGSGKSTFLAEQRLDNYTLSPDAIRLMLASPQLMIDGQTTMPSRQDAMVWRLLHEMLEQRMTRGETTVVDATHTTPNYFKTYGELCRKYRYRLVVIDFADVPLAVCQQRNKERPSYKVVPSSVLERMHRRLQQSSLPKWVTVVRTAKEVNQLLTNQPENVDRYRAIHHIGDVQGCFTPLKEYFERYPLRDDELYIFVGDLLDRGTENDAVIRFVCDELLDRPNVRFVEGNHELYLWQWATDQPVAARVFSEQTQPQLEAAGIDKRKVARLMRRMDQYILYQFRGQTVLVTHGGLSTLPEQLPLMATSQLIHGVGAYDEVGVVDDAFMAQTDDATFQIHGHRNRQNYPTRYNERCYNLEGKVEFGGELRTVRLDENGMTPIAIQNQRAAARLYPENAAFLSQLRQNRYIRESILPGDISSFNFKPEAFYRQAWTTQTMRARGLFLNTLTNEIVIRAYDKFFNIGERRDTELAALEQTMVFPARAWVKENGFLGLVGYDSAAGGLVMASKSTTEGDYAAAFRREFLEQFRDQLPYISDYLRRHNACLLFEVVLPQFDPHIIAYESNKLVLLDIVKRQVVYGAVDQQERERFAREIGANSKRLAAEFSSWSEFAAWLDQLHGMAYRWQGERVEGFVLEDARGHHVKIKLDYYTFWRQMRTALEALQAGRQPSTRPDCPDPALAARVIAYMRQLPAEDLARMDIIALRRRFE is encoded by the coding sequence ATGCGGCTGCTACTGGTAACCAGAGGGATTCCCGGTTCTGGTAAGTCGACGTTTCTCGCGGAGCAGAGGCTTGATAATTATACGTTGTCGCCGGACGCGATACGATTGATGCTGGCGTCGCCGCAATTGATGATTGACGGACAGACGACTATGCCATCGCGTCAAGACGCAATGGTGTGGCGGCTATTACACGAGATGCTGGAGCAGCGGATGACGCGGGGTGAGACGACGGTGGTTGATGCAACACACACGACGCCGAATTATTTCAAGACGTATGGCGAGCTGTGTCGGAAATATCGCTACCGTCTGGTGGTGATTGATTTTGCTGATGTGCCGCTGGCGGTATGTCAGCAGCGTAATAAAGAGCGGCCGAGCTATAAGGTGGTGCCGAGTAGCGTACTTGAGCGTATGCATCGGCGGCTGCAGCAGAGTTCGCTGCCGAAATGGGTGACGGTGGTGCGGACAGCCAAGGAGGTGAATCAACTGCTTACTAATCAGCCAGAGAACGTTGATAGGTATCGGGCGATTCATCACATCGGCGATGTCCAGGGGTGTTTTACGCCGCTGAAGGAATATTTCGAGCGGTATCCGCTTCGGGACGATGAACTGTATATTTTTGTCGGTGACCTGTTGGATCGCGGTACGGAGAATGATGCGGTGATACGATTTGTTTGTGACGAGTTGCTTGACCGACCAAACGTGCGGTTCGTCGAGGGTAATCATGAGCTGTATCTCTGGCAGTGGGCGACCGATCAACCGGTTGCGGCGCGGGTATTTAGCGAACAAACCCAGCCACAGCTGGAGGCGGCAGGCATTGATAAGCGCAAGGTAGCGCGGCTGATGCGGCGGATGGATCAATATATTTTGTACCAATTTCGAGGCCAAACCGTCTTGGTGACGCATGGCGGGCTCAGTACATTGCCGGAGCAGTTACCGCTGATGGCGACCAGTCAGCTGATCCATGGCGTGGGGGCGTATGATGAGGTTGGGGTGGTGGATGATGCATTTATGGCGCAGACTGATGACGCGACGTTTCAGATTCATGGACATCGCAACAGGCAGAATTATCCTACACGGTACAACGAACGGTGCTACAATTTGGAGGGAAAGGTTGAGTTTGGCGGTGAGCTGCGAACAGTGCGGCTGGACGAGAACGGCATGACGCCGATCGCTATTCAAAACCAACGAGCAGCAGCGCGGCTGTATCCGGAAAACGCAGCGTTCCTAAGCCAGCTGCGACAGAATCGCTACATTCGTGAATCAATCCTGCCAGGGGACATCAGCTCGTTTAATTTCAAGCCCGAGGCATTTTATCGCCAAGCATGGACGACGCAGACGATGCGGGCGCGCGGACTGTTTCTCAATACGCTGACGAACGAGATCGTGATTCGGGCCTATGATAAGTTTTTTAACATTGGCGAGCGGCGCGATACTGAACTAGCGGCGCTGGAGCAGACGATGGTCTTTCCGGCGCGGGCGTGGGTGAAGGAGAATGGATTTTTAGGATTAGTCGGGTATGATTCGGCGGCGGGCGGGCTGGTGATGGCGTCAAAGTCGACGACCGAGGGTGACTATGCGGCGGCCTTTCGGCGGGAATTTTTGGAGCAATTTCGAGACCAGCTACCGTATATCAGTGACTATCTGCGCCGGCATAACGCGTGTCTATTGTTTGAGGTGGTGCTGCCACAATTCGACCCACATATTATCGCCTATGAATCGAACAAGTTGGTGCTGCTCGATATCGTCAAGCGGCAGGTTGTATACGGGGCGGTCGACCAGCAGGAGCGGGAGCGATTTGCGCGCGAGATCGGGGCGAACAGCAAGCGTCTGGCGGCGGAGTTTTCATCGTGGAGCGAGTTTGCGGCGTGGCTTGATCAGCTTCACGGTATGGCGTATCGGTGGCAGGGTGAGCGGGTTGAGGGCTTTGTGCTCGAAGATGCTCGTGGTCATCATGTCAAGATCAAGCTTGATTATTATACCTTTTGGCGGCAGATGCGAACAGCGCTGGAGGCACTGCAGGCTGGTCGGCAGCCATCAACGAGGCCCGATTGTCCTGATCCGGCGCTGGCAGCACGGGTAATTGCATATATGCGGCAGCTGCCCGCTGAGGACTTAGCGCGGATGGACATCATCGCGCTGCGGCGACGGTTTGAGTAG
- a CDS encoding valine--tRNA ligase produces the protein MQLAKQYTPNDYEPNIYAMWETSGALEPTGVGKPYSVVMPPPNANGNLHIGHALDMNLKDIMIRYHRMKGDDAVFIPGADHAGFETWVVYEKELAKQGKSRFDFSREQLYDQVWTFVEEKRGNMELQLRALGVSASWQHLTFTLDDKVIATVYETFKKMWDDGLVYRGERIVNYCTKHQTSFADIEVEHKNEKGKLWQIAYPTLDKISEIVVATTRPETMLGDVAVAVHPDDERYKHLIGTRILLPITDEEIPIIADEYVDMNYGTGAVKITPAHDPNDFEMAQRHNLPLKQIISQEGTMVNVPPQFLGLTPAEARTRVLAALESLELRRGETDIEHAVGHCYKCGSVIEPMVKEQWFIKMQPLAQPAIEALEREEVTFYPAAKRKELIAYLKQLKDWNISRQIPWGIPIPAFVNESDPRDWIFNIRTDERKIVVNGTTYIREEDTFDTWFSSGQWPYIVTDYLNGGELAKYFPTSLMETGMDIMRAWVARMIMLSLYRTGKLPFKDVYLHGMVNDEHNQKMSKSKGNVINPMELVSEFGSDATRMGIIAGRAPAQHQAFNKGAVIAARNFCNKLWNIARFVEAQIGDEHQIVGLEPQTPADHWIIRQLNDAANNVAVRLEQYRFSEAADTVYHAIWDDLADWYIESSKTAINRPLLSWALATSLKIAHPFAPFVTETIWQTLNYTDGILMRDHWPTPEKFDPIAAEQFEQLKTLVAEGRWVIAELPGNKKYRLLYGNDSLIADNQDTIKHLIRLESIAHTDQPRGLRLAAANREAWLDIDEKTLYQHQTDLEVRLNEARRTLSNLQARLDNPTYVEKAPAYLVEETRQQLAEQEKLIQRFISELEVISSR, from the coding sequence ATGCAGCTAGCCAAACAATATACACCAAACGATTACGAACCAAACATTTACGCCATGTGGGAAACCAGCGGCGCATTAGAGCCGACCGGTGTCGGCAAACCGTACTCTGTCGTCATGCCGCCGCCCAACGCCAATGGCAACTTGCACATTGGCCATGCCCTAGACATGAATTTGAAGGATATTATGATTCGCTATCACCGCATGAAGGGCGATGATGCGGTATTTATTCCTGGGGCAGATCATGCTGGCTTTGAGACATGGGTAGTTTATGAAAAAGAGCTAGCCAAACAGGGAAAAAGCCGCTTTGACTTTTCACGTGAACAACTGTACGATCAGGTTTGGACATTTGTGGAAGAAAAACGCGGCAACATGGAGTTGCAGCTGCGCGCTCTGGGCGTCAGCGCTTCTTGGCAGCATTTGACCTTTACGCTGGACGATAAAGTCATCGCTACGGTGTATGAGACATTCAAAAAAATGTGGGATGACGGGCTCGTTTACCGCGGCGAGCGGATCGTTAATTATTGCACCAAACACCAAACCAGCTTCGCCGACATCGAGGTTGAGCATAAAAATGAAAAAGGGAAGTTGTGGCAAATCGCTTACCCGACGCTGGATAAAATCAGCGAAATCGTAGTCGCCACCACGCGGCCGGAGACCATGCTAGGCGACGTAGCAGTAGCCGTCCATCCGGACGATGAACGTTACAAACATCTCATCGGCACACGAATTTTATTGCCAATCACCGACGAGGAAATCCCGATTATCGCCGACGAGTACGTCGATATGAATTACGGTACTGGCGCGGTGAAAATTACACCGGCGCACGACCCGAACGACTTCGAGATGGCCCAGCGCCACAACTTGCCGCTCAAACAAATCATCAGCCAAGAGGGTACGATGGTCAACGTACCGCCGCAATTCTTAGGCCTGACGCCAGCAGAAGCCCGCACTCGTGTATTAGCAGCTCTGGAATCTTTGGAGCTGCGCCGCGGCGAAACAGACATTGAACATGCCGTCGGACATTGTTACAAGTGCGGCAGCGTCATCGAGCCGATGGTTAAGGAGCAGTGGTTTATTAAAATGCAGCCGTTGGCTCAGCCAGCCATCGAAGCCTTAGAGAGGGAAGAGGTTACCTTTTATCCAGCCGCCAAGCGCAAAGAGCTTATCGCTTATCTCAAGCAACTGAAAGATTGGAATATCTCTCGGCAAATCCCGTGGGGCATCCCGATTCCAGCATTTGTTAATGAAAGCGATCCGCGCGATTGGATATTTAACATTCGTACCGACGAACGAAAGATAGTTGTAAATGGTACAACATATATCAGAGAAGAGGATACCTTTGATACTTGGTTCTCATCTGGACAGTGGCCGTACATCGTTACCGATTACCTAAACGGCGGGGAACTAGCCAAGTATTTCCCAACCAGCCTGATGGAAACTGGCATGGACATTATGCGGGCGTGGGTAGCGCGCATGATTATGCTCAGCCTGTACCGCACCGGCAAACTACCGTTCAAGGACGTCTATTTGCACGGTATGGTTAACGACGAACATAATCAAAAAATGTCCAAATCCAAAGGCAATGTCATCAACCCAATGGAGCTAGTCTCAGAATTTGGCTCGGACGCCACCCGCATGGGCATCATCGCTGGCCGCGCGCCGGCCCAACATCAAGCCTTCAACAAGGGCGCGGTCATCGCTGCTCGCAACTTCTGTAATAAGCTGTGGAATATCGCTCGTTTCGTCGAGGCACAAATCGGCGATGAACACCAAATCGTTGGCCTAGAGCCGCAGACGCCGGCCGACCACTGGATTATCCGCCAGCTGAATGACGCCGCCAATAACGTCGCCGTCCGCCTGGAGCAGTACCGCTTTTCTGAAGCCGCAGACACGGTCTATCACGCCATCTGGGACGACTTAGCTGATTGGTACATCGAATCGTCAAAAACCGCTATCAACCGCCCATTACTGTCATGGGCGCTGGCAACCAGCTTGAAAATCGCTCATCCATTCGCGCCATTCGTCACCGAGACAATTTGGCAGACGCTTAATTACACCGATGGCATTTTGATGCGCGACCACTGGCCAACCCCAGAGAAGTTCGACCCTATCGCTGCTGAGCAGTTTGAACAGCTGAAGACGCTGGTCGCCGAAGGTCGCTGGGTAATCGCTGAGTTGCCGGGTAATAAAAAATACCGCTTGTTATACGGCAATGACAGCCTCATCGCTGATAATCAAGACACCATCAAACACCTCATACGTCTGGAGTCAATTGCGCACACCGACCAGCCACGGGGCCTTAGGTTAGCGGCAGCAAACAGGGAAGCATGGCTGGATATTGACGAGAAGACGCTCTATCAGCACCAGACCGATCTGGAAGTACGGCTAAACGAAGCGCGACGAACCCTGTCAAACCTTCAAGCACGGCTGGATAATCCAACTTACGTTGAAAAGGCGCCAGCCTATCTCGTTGAGGAAACTCGCCAACAGCTAGCTGAGCAGGAAAAGCTCATCCAGCGCTTTATCAGTGAGCTCGAAGTCATCAGCTCACGCTAA
- a CDS encoding peptidoglycan bridge formation glycyltransferase FemA/FemB family protein, protein MNQHFLQSTAWQAFQESLGRTTFRDSGPGWEYLAILERSTGNSRLYCPYGPTAADEHSLAAALDSLAQLGKKHHVTFLRVEPTNPNFTTHLKSHGWKKVTYQKLQPEHSHVIDLTQPQDQLIANMAQPVRNVYRNYHKKGVAVHRSTDPHDIDILLKFVHHVAQQRGITPHPDSYFRQQAATLFPLGAATLYYATLDDQPIAAALFYHSSDTLYYAHAGASSDPAHRRLNAGTALLAEAIIDAQRRGLAKADLYGIAPDGADKNHPWAGFTKFKRSFGGHDVTFAGAWDLPLQRSRYWLYRAYQTLR, encoded by the coding sequence ATGAATCAACATTTTTTACAATCAACCGCCTGGCAAGCCTTTCAAGAATCGCTCGGGCGCACCACCTTTCGCGATAGCGGCCCGGGCTGGGAATATTTGGCTATTTTGGAGCGCAGCACTGGCAATTCCCGCTTGTATTGTCCGTACGGCCCAACTGCTGCTGACGAACATTCACTGGCAGCAGCTCTTGATTCCCTAGCTCAGCTTGGCAAAAAGCATCATGTCACTTTCCTGCGCGTTGAGCCAACCAACCCTAACTTTACCACGCATCTCAAATCTCACGGCTGGAAAAAGGTTACCTACCAAAAGCTCCAGCCGGAACATTCACACGTCATTGACCTAACACAACCGCAAGACCAGCTGATTGCCAATATGGCGCAGCCAGTTCGTAATGTGTACCGCAATTATCATAAAAAAGGCGTCGCCGTCCACCGCTCGACCGACCCGCACGACATTGATATCTTACTGAAATTCGTCCACCACGTCGCCCAGCAGCGCGGCATCACGCCGCACCCTGATAGTTATTTCCGTCAGCAAGCCGCTACCCTCTTCCCGCTCGGTGCAGCCACGCTGTACTACGCCACGCTTGACGATCAGCCCATCGCCGCTGCTCTGTTTTACCACAGCAGCGACACGCTATATTACGCCCACGCTGGCGCCTCGTCAGACCCAGCTCACCGCAGGCTCAACGCTGGCACTGCCCTGCTGGCCGAGGCAATCATTGACGCTCAGCGGCGCGGATTAGCCAAAGCCGACCTCTACGGTATCGCCCCCGACGGTGCCGACAAAAACCATCCATGGGCTGGCTTCACCAAGTTCAAACGCTCATTTGGCGGACACGACGTCACCTTTGCCGGCGCTTGGGATTTGCCATTACAGCGCAGCCGCTACTGGCTGTACCGCGCCTACCAAACGCTGCGTTAA
- a CDS encoding tRNA (adenosine(37)-N6)-threonylcarbamoyltransferase complex transferase subunit TsaD encodes MRILGIESSCDETAAAVVEDGERLLSNVVNSQIDIHAEYGGVIPEIAARSHLEVINPVIKKALSDADCTWDDIDAIAVTYAPGLIGSLLIGTLAARTLAIIHNKPLYKIHHVEAHVYANFITKQGSHHIIDKSKTVEPTSAVVFEEAVTGASSPVSRTPRAGEATRKEYSETDAPIPSRQLATVSSAPNASGSAVRKTIGTDERSPACLNLILPHHQPAFPLLALIVSGGHSQLVLFQNHGDYQLIGQTQDDAVGEAFDKVAKIIGLPYPGGPAIAKAAELGDPHAFHLPIAKLAGEYDFSFSGLKTAVLRTVQREVGKDFTFPSHELPELVNDSLRHNMAASFQYTAVKTLVDKTKKAYDNFQPASVVIAGGVAANQELRRQLRGVLPIDIEYAPIQLCTDNAAMIATLGYFRAQIDQPADPYDLEVQPSLSMTAI; translated from the coding sequence ATGAGGATTTTGGGAATCGAGTCCAGCTGCGATGAAACAGCGGCGGCGGTCGTTGAAGACGGCGAACGCTTGCTTTCTAATGTGGTCAATTCCCAAATCGACATCCATGCCGAATACGGCGGCGTTATCCCGGAGATTGCCGCCCGCAGCCACCTAGAGGTTATTAACCCGGTCATCAAAAAAGCCCTGTCTGATGCCGATTGCACCTGGGACGATATCGACGCTATCGCTGTCACCTACGCACCCGGCCTGATCGGCTCGCTGCTCATCGGCACCCTCGCCGCCCGCACCCTCGCCATCATTCACAATAAGCCGCTCTACAAAATACATCATGTCGAGGCGCATGTGTATGCTAATTTTATTACGAAACAAGGATCTCATCACATTATTGACAAGTCAAAAACTGTCGAGCCAACCTCAGCAGTCGTCTTTGAGGAGGCTGTGACGGGCGCGTCAAGCCCCGTCAGCCGAACGCCACGGGCTGGCGAAGCCACCCGTAAAGAGTACTCCGAGACAGACGCCCCTATCCCTAGCCGGCAACTGGCAACCGTCTCCTCTGCGCCGAATGCATCCGGCAGCGCCGTCCGCAAAACCATCGGCACCGATGAGAGGTCGCCAGCTTGCCTTAACCTTATCCTGCCGCACCATCAACCCGCTTTCCCCCTCCTCGCCCTCATCGTCTCTGGCGGGCATTCGCAGCTCGTCCTTTTCCAGAATCACGGCGACTACCAGCTCATCGGCCAAACCCAAGACGACGCCGTCGGCGAGGCGTTTGATAAGGTTGCCAAAATCATTGGCCTGCCCTACCCTGGCGGCCCTGCTATTGCCAAAGCAGCCGAGCTCGGTGATCCCCACGCTTTTCACCTGCCCATCGCCAAGCTCGCCGGCGAGTACGATTTCTCCTTCTCTGGCCTCAAGACAGCCGTTCTGAGGACCGTTCAGCGCGAGGTGGGCAAAGACTTCACCTTTCCGTCGCACGAGCTTCCAGAGCTAGTAAACGACAGTCTAAGGCATAATATGGCAGCCAGTTTCCAGTACACCGCCGTTAAAACCCTGGTCGATAAGACTAAAAAAGCTTACGACAATTTCCAGCCTGCCTCCGTCGTCATCGCCGGTGGCGTCGCCGCCAATCAAGAATTACGCCGCCAATTGCGTGGGGTCTTACCAATCGATATCGAGTACGCACCGATCCAGCTCTGCACCGACAACGCCGCCATGATCGCCACACTCGGCTATTTCCGCGCTCAAATCGACCAGCCTGCCGACCCGTACGACCTAGAAGTCCAACCAAGTTTATCAATGACAGCAATCTAA
- a CDS encoding ComF family protein has protein sequence MPIDTLLSYIAPHYCYGCGATGSLLCRSCLEAVKRHHCRVCVICGQPCASGNMCRRHTLPYKALDCVLWRRGVVARLIDDYKFHRVRAISSVLARLLDELLPEYDASTVVVPVPTAPTNIRKRGYDHMLLVARQFARRRGLRVERPLVRQTNVTQHYARSAAERRKQAQWFFRASDVRADTPYLILDDIFTTGSTIKAAAQMLRAAGARDIRVGVIARQGNDKKTTTKTRPDPSRDDTNYLERSPGHGTAARRE, from the coding sequence ATGCCTATTGATACGCTATTATCATATATCGCGCCGCATTATTGTTATGGTTGTGGTGCGACTGGCTCGCTTTTGTGTCGGTCGTGTCTTGAGGCGGTAAAGCGGCATCATTGTCGAGTCTGCGTTATTTGTGGGCAGCCGTGCGCTAGTGGCAATATGTGTCGGCGACACACCCTGCCCTATAAGGCGCTCGACTGTGTCTTGTGGCGACGAGGCGTGGTGGCGCGGCTGATTGATGATTATAAGTTTCATCGTGTGCGTGCTATTAGTAGTGTATTAGCTAGGCTTCTAGACGAATTGCTCCCAGAATACGATGCATCAACGGTGGTTGTGCCGGTGCCGACAGCTCCTACCAACATTCGTAAGCGCGGCTATGATCATATGTTGCTGGTCGCCCGGCAGTTTGCTCGGCGGCGAGGCCTGAGGGTCGAACGGCCACTAGTCAGACAGACAAATGTAACGCAGCATTATGCTCGCTCGGCGGCTGAGCGTCGAAAGCAGGCGCAGTGGTTTTTCCGCGCGAGTGATGTCAGGGCGGATACTCCCTATCTGATTTTGGATGATATTTTCACTACTGGCTCAACGATCAAGGCGGCAGCCCAAATGCTACGAGCGGCTGGTGCGCGGGATATTCGTGTGGGGGTTATCGCTCGCCAGGGGAACGATAAAAAGACTACTACAAAGACGCGACCAGACCCTAGTCGTGATGATACGAACTACCTCGAGCGATCTCCTGGGCACGGTACAGCTGCTCGGCGAGAATGA
- a CDS encoding 23S rRNA (pseudouridine(1915)-N(3))-methyltransferase RlmH, which yields MKITILTVGKRHDPWVEPGIRRFLERLRAPFATEMIIIPHSGQIGDRARQDESERLMSRLKPYNFVILLDERGRNLNSPELSRLILDHTDQHIVIIIGGAYGVTETLYRRADIVWSLSRLVFPHQLVRLILAEQLYRAQEIARGSSYHHD from the coding sequence GTGAAAATCACCATTCTTACCGTCGGCAAGCGGCACGATCCCTGGGTAGAGCCGGGCATTAGGCGCTTCTTAGAGCGCCTCAGAGCGCCATTCGCCACAGAAATGATCATCATCCCACATTCCGGCCAAATCGGCGACAGAGCACGCCAGGACGAGTCAGAGCGCCTAATGTCTCGCCTCAAACCGTACAACTTCGTTATTCTCCTCGACGAGCGCGGTCGCAACCTGAACTCACCAGAGCTATCGCGGCTCATCCTCGATCATACTGATCAACACATTGTCATTATCATTGGCGGGGCCTATGGCGTCACCGAGACGCTTTACCGGCGAGCCGACATCGTTTGGTCACTATCGCGCCTGGTGTTTCCGCACCAGTTGGTACGGCTCATTCTCGCCGAGCAGCTGTACCGTGCCCAGGAGATCGCTCGAGGTAGTTCGTATCATCACGACTAG
- a CDS encoding UDP-N-acetylmuramoyl-L-alanyl-D-glutamate--2,6-diaminopimelate ligase — protein MKATLVKFVRKVLPGGMLRRLENGYRRLRVKLVSARYGNPSKHLRVIAVTGTNGKTTTSCYINEILKEAHFTTAMFTTAVIEVAGKRKLNDLNATVASTARMQRFFRDAKRANADYVVLEVTSHALDQHKLDGVPIEAAVMTNLTQDHLDYHKTMEEYAAAKSKLFQLHPRFIVLNRDDEWYDYFNQFVASEQKMTYGRSAEAEAKITHVKLYRKGTEADVVLDHQTHLELATNLPGEFNVMNMTAATTLAYLLGVKLEDIQEGVANVEAVPGRFERAVEGLGYDVIVDYAHTPDALEKLLAAARGITKQRVILVFGACGDRDRGKRPIMGEIAARGADRIFLTDEESYNEDPEQIRRMLMEGIERGRGDAKTTEIADRRQAIERALGCAKKGDMVLITGMGHEQYRIVNGQRLPWNDGQVVREIVGRERAA, from the coding sequence ATGAAAGCCACATTGGTGAAATTTGTGAGGAAGGTGCTGCCGGGCGGAATGCTGCGGCGGCTAGAGAATGGGTATCGGCGGTTGCGTGTCAAGCTGGTTAGCGCGCGGTATGGTAATCCGTCAAAGCACCTCAGGGTGATCGCGGTGACTGGGACGAATGGCAAGACGACAACGTCGTGCTATATCAATGAGATTTTGAAGGAAGCTCATTTCACGACCGCGATGTTCACCACGGCGGTGATCGAAGTGGCGGGCAAGCGAAAACTTAACGACCTCAACGCTACGGTGGCGAGTACGGCGCGGATGCAGCGGTTTTTCCGCGACGCCAAGCGGGCGAACGCCGACTACGTGGTGCTGGAGGTGACGAGTCATGCGCTGGATCAGCACAAGCTGGACGGCGTGCCGATCGAGGCAGCGGTGATGACGAATTTGACGCAGGATCACCTCGATTATCACAAGACGATGGAAGAGTACGCAGCGGCCAAGAGCAAGCTGTTTCAGCTGCACCCACGGTTTATCGTGCTCAATCGCGATGATGAGTGGTATGATTATTTCAATCAGTTTGTTGCTAGTGAGCAAAAGATGACGTACGGTCGAAGCGCAGAGGCTGAGGCAAAAATTACCCATGTCAAGTTGTACCGCAAGGGCACCGAGGCCGACGTAGTGCTGGATCATCAGACACACTTGGAGTTGGCGACGAATCTGCCGGGCGAGTTCAACGTGATGAATATGACGGCCGCGACGACGCTGGCGTATCTATTGGGTGTCAAGCTGGAGGATATCCAGGAAGGCGTGGCTAATGTCGAGGCCGTGCCGGGGCGGTTTGAGCGAGCGGTCGAGGGCCTGGGCTATGACGTGATCGTTGATTATGCTCATACGCCGGATGCGCTGGAAAAACTGCTGGCGGCGGCCCGCGGCATCACCAAGCAGCGGGTGATCTTGGTGTTCGGGGCGTGTGGCGATCGTGATCGGGGCAAGCGGCCGATTATGGGTGAGATCGCGGCACGCGGGGCAGATCGGATTTTCCTGACTGACGAGGAGAGCTATAACGAAGATCCAGAGCAGATCCGGCGAATGTTGATGGAAGGAATTGAGCGCGGTCGCGGCGATGCGAAAACGACGGAAATTGCCGACCGGCGCCAGGCGATTGAGCGGGCGCTCGGCTGCGCCAAGAAGGGTGATATGGTGCTGATCACCGGTATGGGCCACGAGCAGTATCGGATCGTCAATGGTCAGCGGCTGCCGTGGAATGATGGCCAGGTGGTACGCGAGATCGTTGGTCGGGAACGGGCGGCGTGA